The nucleotide window GCACGACCCGGCCGGCTCGCTCTCGGGCGGGCAGCAGCAGATGGTAGCCATCGGCCGCGCCATGATGGGCCGCCCCCAGGTGCTGCTGCTCGACGAACCCTCGCTCGGCCTAGCGCCGCTGGTCATCAAGCAGATGTTCGAGACCATCCAGCGCATCAACCAGGGCGGCACCACCGTGCTGCTGGCCGAGCAGAACGCCTACGCGGCGCTGCGCATCGCGCACCGGGCCTACGTGCTGGAGAGCGGCCGCATCGTGCGCGAGGGCCGGCCCGCCGAGCTGCTGGCCGACGACTCGATCCGCAAGGCGTACATCGGCGCCTGACCTTTTCCCCCCATTTCTTTCCCCGTTTTTACCCCCGTCACTTCCCAAGGAGACAGACATGCGCGCATTCCCCCTGTTCACCCGCCGCCGCCTGACCGCCGTGGCCCTGGCCAGCGGCCTGCTGGCGGCCGGTCCCGCCATGGCGCAGGAGGTGGTCAAGATCGGCTACTCCGGCCCGCTCTCGGGCGGCGCGGCGCAGTACGGCAAGAACGTGCTCGACGGCATGCAGCTGGCCGTGGCCGAGCTCAACGCCGCCGGCCCCGAGATCGCGGGCAAGAAGGTGAAGATCGAGATCGTGCCGCTGGACGACAAGTACAACCCGTCCGAAACCGCCATCAACGCCCAGCGCCTGGCGCAGCAGCACAAGACGCCCGCCATCCTGGTGCCGCACTCGGGCGGCATCTTCGCGCTGCAGACCACCAACGAGCGCAACAACTTCATCGTGCTGGCCTACAGCTCGGTGCCGCAGATCACCAGCCGGGGCAACAAGCTGACGCTGCGCATCCCGCCCGAATTCACCAGCTACATCGAGCCCTTCTCCAAATACACCATGGAGCGCTTCGGCAAGAAGGTGGCCATGGTGGGCGCCGACCACGACTACGCCAAGGCCTGGGCCGCCCTCTTCAAGCCCGGCTGGGAAAAGCTCGGCGGCACCGTGGTGGCCGAGAACCCGATGAGCTACAACCGCGCCACCGACTTCTACAGCGGCGTGAGCAAGGCGCTGGCCGAGAAGCCCGACGTGCTGTTCGTCGGCGGCGCCTCCGAGCCCACGGCGCTGGTCGTCAAGCAGGCGCGCGAGCTGGGCTTCAAGGGCGGCTTCGTGGTCATGGACCAGGCCAAGCTCGACGAAATGGCGCGCGTGGTCGGCGGCTACGGCCCGCTCGAAGGCGCCATCGGCGTCATGCCCGTCTCCGAGGACGGCAAGGCCGAAACCAAGGCCTTCGTGGAGCGCTTCGGCAAGGCCTACCCGGGCCGCATCCCCGGCTCGGAGGCGCAGTGGAACTACACCGCCGTCCATGCCACCGTGAAGGCCATGCAGCTCGCGGGCACGGCCAGCGACGCCAAGGCCATCCAGGCCAGGCTCGACGAAGCCTACAAGGCCCTCGCGCCCGGCGTGAACCCCGGCGGCATCAAGGGCGTGGACGAACGCGGCGGCACCCTGTCCGAGGAGCGCGGCGCGGGCGTGCGCGGCGGCAAGATCGAGGTCGTCAAGACCGGCGCGTGAGCGGCACGGCCGTCTTTTTCGCCATTTAGCTATTAAAAATGGAGCTTCCAGCGCTTGCCCAGCAAGGGCTGGAGGCCATTTTCACCCTACACGGCCAATCGCCTGCTGCAGGCGGCGCACCAGGCGCTCCAGCTCGGGCTGGGCGCGCTGGCGCAGGAAGTCCGCCGACACGACGTGGCCCGGGCCGCCGCAGCTCACCGCCATCAGCGGCAGGCCGCGCCCCGGCGCGAACGCCAGGGCCACGGCGTTGATGCCCGGATGCCAGTCGCCGAACGAATGGCACACCCAGGGCTGGGGCGCGTCCCGGGCCACGGGCCACTGGGGCAGTTGCGCCTGCGCCACCTGCCACTGCTCGGGCGCATGGGCCTGCAGGTAGTCCAGCGCCTGCTGCCGCTCGGCGGCGGTGCTGGCCGCCAGCCAGGCGCGGCCCATGGCGGTGGTGGCCAGCGGAATGCGCGCGCCCATGTCCAGGTCGGAGAAGAACGTCTGCGGGCTCGGGCAGTGCTCGATATAGACCATGTTGTGCCGGTCGCGCGTGGCCAGGGCCACCTCGGCCTGGGTCTGGGCCGCGAGCCTGTGCATCAGCGGCCGGGCCATCTGCCGCACGTCCAGCCCCGACAGCATGGCGCTGCCCAGCGCCAGCGTGGCCGTGCCCAGGCGGTACTTGCCCTCCTGCGGCACGTGCAGCAGGTAGCCCAGCGCCGTCAGCGTGCAGGTCAGCCGCGAGACAGTGGACTTGGGCAGGCCGCAGCGCCTGGCAATGTCCTGGTTGCCCAGCAGCTTCTCGCCCGAGCGGAAGCACGACAGCACCTCCAGCCCGCGCGCCAGCGCGGTGACGAAACGGCGGTCATCGGCATCGGCCGGGGCGGGCCGCAGGGTCATGGGGCGGCCCCTTCCCACAGCACCGAGCGCATCGACAGCGACGCGGCCTGGAACCCGGTGTTGAAGAAGCGCGGCACGTCGCCCGCCTGCACCGCGCCGGCGGCGTACAGCAGCGGCAGGAAATGGTCGTGCGTGGGGTGGGCCAGTTGGGCCACCGTGCCCCACTGGGCGAAGCCCGCCAGCGCGTCCAGCTGCCCGCTCTTGACCAGGTCGGCCACGCGCGCGTCGAACCCGCTGGCCCAGGTGTAGGCCGCGTTGATGCCGGTGCCCATGCGCATCGCCTCCAGGTTGTGCACCACGTTGCCGCTGGCCACGATGAGCACGCCGCGCTGGCGCAGGGGCGCGAGCTGCCGCCCCAGCGCCAGGTGCTCGGCGGGCGGGCGCGCGTAGTCCATGCTGAGCTGCACCACCGGAATGTCCGCCGCCGGGAACATGGGCTTGAGCACGCTCCAGGCGCCATGGTCCAGGCCCCACTCGTTCTCATCCCCGCCCTCGTCCACGCCCAGCGGCTTGCCCGTGGCGGGCGAGCGCAGCTGCGCCGCCAGCGCCCGCGCCACGGCGGGCGCCCCCGGCGCGGGGTACTGCTGCTCGAACAGGATGCGCGGAAAGCCGCTGAAATCGTGCAGCGTGCGCGGCCGCGCCATGCCCGTGAGCCACCAGCCGCCGCGCGTCAGCCAGTGCGCCGAGATGCACAGGATGAGCTGCGGCCGCACCGGCCGCGCCAGCAGCTCGCGCCCCAGGTCCTGCCAGGTGTGGTGCCAGGCGTTCTGCTCGATCGCGTTCATCGGGCTGCCATGGCCGACGAACAGCACCGGCAGGCGCGGCGAGGGTTGCAGGGCCAGCGGCGGCGCGGCATCGGGCAGTGAATTCATCGAAACTCCGGCAAAAGGGCGGCAAAGAATGGCACAGGGCGGCGTCGGCATGCTGCCACAAGCCGCCATTTTGTTTGTATAACCCCCTGTCCCCTTCTTGACCCGCGACCATGCCCCTCCAGCCCTTGCAGCCCCTCGCCCAGACCCGCATCCTCAGCCTGGCCCTGAACCTCCCCGGCCCCGCCGCCCTGCTGCGCTGCCGCGCCATGGGCGCCGAGTGCACCAAGCTGGAGCCGCCCGCGCCCGCCGGCCAGGCCAGCGCCGACCCCATGGCCGCGTACTGCGCGCCGGCCTACGCGCAGATGCACGAGGGCGTGCGCGTGCTGCAGGCCCACCTGAAGACGCCCGAGGGCCAGGCCGCGCTGCACGCCGAGCTGGAACGCAGCGACGTGCTCATCACCTCCTTCCGCCCCTCGGCCCTGGCCAAGCTCGGCCTGGGCTGGGAGGCGCTGCAGGCGCGCTACCCGCGCCTGTCGCTGGTGCGCATCGTCGGCGCCGCGGGCGCGCGCGCCGAAGAAGCCGGCCATGACCTGACCTACCAGGCGGAGGCCGGGCTGGTGGCCGGCACCGCCATGCCGCCCTCGCTCTACGCCGACATGGGCGGCGCCCTGGTGGCCAGCGAGGCCGTGCTGCAGGCCCTGCTGGCGCGCGCGGCCAGCGGGCGCGGCGCGTGCATCGAGGTGCCGCTGGCCGGCGCCGCCCAGTGGCTCGCCCTGCCCCGCCACTGGGGCCTGACCGCGCCCGGGGGCGACACCGGCGGCGCCCACGCGGGCTACCGCGTCTACCCCTGCGCCGACGGCCTGGTGGCCCTGGCCGCGCTGGAGCCGCACTTCGCCGCGCGACTGTGCGAGGCCGCCGGCCTGCCACCCGATGCCGACCCGCGCGCCGCCGCCACGCACGAAGGCGTGGCGCGCTTCGTGCAGGGGCAAAGCCGCGCGGCGCTCGACGCCTTGGCCCAGGCACGCGACATTCCGCTGTACACGCTGAACGGCGGCGCATGACGGCACAAGGCACCGTGCGAAGCTGGAACGCCGAAAAAGGGTTCGGCTTCATCCAGGGCACGCACAGCAGCAACGTGTTCTTCCATGTTCGCGACTTTCGCGGCGCAGGCGCCCCCGCCGTAGGCATGGCCGTGGTGTACGAGGAAATCCAGGTCGGCGGCAAAGGCCCTCGCGCCATGCAGGTGCGCCCCGCCAAAGCCACAGCGCCTGCTGCACCACGGCCCCGGCCGCCAGCGAAGCCCCAGCGCCGCAGCATGCAGGCGCCCGCAGGAAGCGGCCTGGCCCTGGCGCTGATGCTGCTGTGGCTCGGCCTGCTGGCCTGGGGCGCTGCCACCCGCGCGCTGCCGCCGTGGGTGCTGGGCGCCCTGGGCCTGCTCAACGCGGCCACTTTCCTCGCCTACGCGCTGGACAAGGACGCCGCACAAAAAGGCCGCTGGCGCACCAGCGAAAAGCACTTGCACCTGCTCGCCCTGCTGGGCGGCTGGCCTGCGGCGTGGTGGGCGCAACAATGGCTGCGCCACAAATCGTCGAAAGCGGAATTCCGCGCGGTGTACTGGGCCACGCTGCTGCTGAACTGCGCGGCGCTGGCGGTGCTGGTGTGGCGGCCCGCCTGGGCACGGCCTTTTTTGCTCTCTTTTCAATAGCTGGCACCGCTTCATTGGCGAGGGACAGGGCCTGAAAAGCACCTGAAACGCTGATGCACCAAGCGCTGCCAGCGCTCGTACAATCAAGACCTCTGCCCCGCTCTTTGCGGGGTAGCCCCCAGCCACGAGGTGCCCAGCCCATGCCATTACACAAACTCTCCCCTCTTTTCGTTCTTCTTCTGGCCGCCTGCGGCGGCGGTGGCGGTGACAATGGCACGCCTGCCAGCGAAAGCCGCGTGCTGCTGGAGCGGGTGGCCGGCCCGGCGGGCGACAGGCCAGGCGCGGCCACTGACCCGGCGCGCGGCTGCGTTGACGGCCCGGCTTCGGACATCCTCCTGGGCGGGGGCGATGCCCTGGCCATTGCGGCGAACGGGCAGACGCTGTACCTGGATGAGCACGGCATGTGCGATGGGCGCTATCGCATCCGCCAGCTCGACCTGGCCACCGGCCGGGTCACGACGCTGGCCACCAGCGCCGGGCGGCCCGCGCCGGACGCGCCCGTGCCGGTGCAGTTGCCCAGCTTTCTCACCCCCACCGCGCTGGCGCAGGCGCCGGACGGCACGCTGCTGATTGCCGACAGCGAAGTCTTCAGCGGCGGCCCGGCCCTCTCCTGGCGCACCCGGCCCGGGCTGGGCCATGGCGTGTGGGCGCTGGCGCCTGGCGGTGCCTTGCGCCAGGTGGCCGGGTTCGCCCAGCCCACGGGCACGCCCATGGCCGATGGCACGGGGCCAGGCGCGGTCTTCGCGTCGATTACCGCCCTCTGCGCCGACGCCCAGGGCGGCGTCT belongs to Acidovorax sp. YS12 and includes:
- a CDS encoding ABC transporter substrate-binding protein encodes the protein MRAFPLFTRRRLTAVALASGLLAAGPAMAQEVVKIGYSGPLSGGAAQYGKNVLDGMQLAVAELNAAGPEIAGKKVKIEIVPLDDKYNPSETAINAQRLAQQHKTPAILVPHSGGIFALQTTNERNNFIVLAYSSVPQITSRGNKLTLRIPPEFTSYIEPFSKYTMERFGKKVAMVGADHDYAKAWAALFKPGWEKLGGTVVAENPMSYNRATDFYSGVSKALAEKPDVLFVGGASEPTALVVKQARELGFKGGFVVMDQAKLDEMARVVGGYGPLEGAIGVMPVSEDGKAETKAFVERFGKAYPGRIPGSEAQWNYTAVHATVKAMQLAGTASDAKAIQARLDEAYKALAPGVNPGGIKGVDERGGTLSEERGAGVRGGKIEVVKTGA
- a CDS encoding IclR family transcriptional regulator — encoded protein: MTLRPAPADADDRRFVTALARGLEVLSCFRSGEKLLGNQDIARRCGLPKSTVSRLTCTLTALGYLLHVPQEGKYRLGTATLALGSAMLSGLDVRQMARPLMHRLAAQTQAEVALATRDRHNMVYIEHCPSPQTFFSDLDMGARIPLATTAMGRAWLAASTAAERQQALDYLQAHAPEQWQVAQAQLPQWPVARDAPQPWVCHSFGDWHPGINAVALAFAPGRGLPLMAVSCGGPGHVVSADFLRQRAQPELERLVRRLQQAIGRVG
- the ygiD gene encoding 4,5-DOPA dioxygenase extradiol — translated: MNSLPDAAPPLALQPSPRLPVLFVGHGSPMNAIEQNAWHHTWQDLGRELLARPVRPQLILCISAHWLTRGGWWLTGMARPRTLHDFSGFPRILFEQQYPAPGAPAVARALAAQLRSPATGKPLGVDEGGDENEWGLDHGAWSVLKPMFPAADIPVVQLSMDYARPPAEHLALGRQLAPLRQRGVLIVASGNVVHNLEAMRMGTGINAAYTWASGFDARVADLVKSGQLDALAGFAQWGTVAQLAHPTHDHFLPLLYAAGAVQAGDVPRFFNTGFQAASLSMRSVLWEGAAP
- a CDS encoding CoA transferase, whose amino-acid sequence is MPLQPLQPLAQTRILSLALNLPGPAALLRCRAMGAECTKLEPPAPAGQASADPMAAYCAPAYAQMHEGVRVLQAHLKTPEGQAALHAELERSDVLITSFRPSALAKLGLGWEALQARYPRLSLVRIVGAAGARAEEAGHDLTYQAEAGLVAGTAMPPSLYADMGGALVASEAVLQALLARAASGRGACIEVPLAGAAQWLALPRHWGLTAPGGDTGGAHAGYRVYPCADGLVALAALEPHFAARLCEAAGLPPDADPRAAATHEGVARFVQGQSRAALDALAQARDIPLYTLNGGA
- a CDS encoding DUF1294 domain-containing protein, whose protein sequence is MTAQGTVRSWNAEKGFGFIQGTHSSNVFFHVRDFRGAGAPAVGMAVVYEEIQVGGKGPRAMQVRPAKATAPAAPRPRPPAKPQRRSMQAPAGSGLALALMLLWLGLLAWGAATRALPPWVLGALGLLNAATFLAYALDKDAAQKGRWRTSEKHLHLLALLGGWPAAWWAQQWLRHKSSKAEFRAVYWATLLLNCAALAVLVWRPAWARPFLLSFQ